The sequence ACAAATTACACTCTGAGTCCATATAACTCATAACCTGCACGTTCGCTTCTGCTAAATCTTCTGTGTTagatacacacacgcacacgcattTCACCGATGGAAGTTCTTGCATATGCTGCTGACGTGCTCGTCCCAATGCAGGGCGATCCGAGTGTATTTGGAGTTAATGTTTCACGTCCCCCTGCGCGATTTGTCAGAAAACTCTCCCACAATAAATATACATTAGTTTGAAGGCTTATGAACCAGGTCAGCAGCAAACTGGGAGCAAGCAGGGCTCCACGTTCTGTCGTCGAACAGAGATGCTTAAAAACAAACCGGAGCAAGAGGCTATGGGAGGGACGCTGGAGttttccctctgcctggctcAGGGCAGGATTGTTACAAACAGTGCTGGGAAAAGGGAGCAGTCTGGGGGAATTGGCCTGCGATAATTGTGGAAAAACTGAAGACTGAATAGCTCTAATTGAAATGAAAGTGTGTGATTGTTATGGAAGAAACACTGTTAATAGAGGACTGTAAATGTTTAGACACCCATTGTGAATAgccaaataataaagaaaaatactacTAAAATGAGAATTATATAGTGTAGGGAGGAGAATATTGCCTCTGAAGGTTATCCAAAAATtgttaataatctttttttctctgctgcgCTGAACAGTAGAGACATTTTGGTGCAGCAGTTCTGTGTAACAATCACACAAGAACAATATTGTACAACTAGTAATTTTACTTGCTGTTCTGGTAGGTCAGAGCTTCAATTAATTTGCAGCACTTGCTTACATTGGTATCAATTAAGAGACGGTCCCCATTAGCTCACACAATTTCATACTCTTTGTCTAGAGTTCAGAGTTTACTCAGGAAATTTACTCATTTGCAAATGTAGCACTTTGAATCCTCACGTCCAAACAAACTATTTTATGGGGCTGGAGCCACATTTCCACAGCCATCTATCAAACGGGCAAGTGAAATACTACAATTGTACATTCTCAAAAGCAAtaaccttttcatttaaaaatattagcacACATTTTATGTCTCTCATAGGTGAGCATGTTAAGTGATATACAGTACCACATTCATCTTGctcagggaaaaaacaaatacaggGGATTGGACTGTCCTAGGGGGATTTATGCTGTGAGCCTGGAAGTTTTGTTGATTCCAGCGATGTGAAGAAATAGGAAAGCCAGCCCGAGTAGTTAAGTTGTACTAACTTTGTCATGAATCGCAATCTGTAAGATAAAGCTAGCAGATGTCCACGGCTCTGTGTGTGCGGGTGTGTTTCGGGACCATgcagaactgtattttaattttgttagcCATGTCGGTAGCATTTTTTAGCTTTACAGAATTGCTTCTATGATCATTTCTAGATGTAGTTATCTTCCTAAATTTGCAGTATGCCCTACCTTTTTTAGCTGCCAGGAACAGTACATGCTGTATGACTTTCTAGACCTTAGTACTGGCACCCGTACTGATAATGGCATAGTCAGAAGATGTTATCCATTCGTAAATCCACTAGCCAAGTACTATTTCCTAAGCAGAGATTCTTTGGCTATTGCAAATGATGGTTTTCACAGTCGGTGAAAAATTACCCAGAGACTTGCCCGCACCTACAAAGTAATACCCTGGGCGCAGTTATAAACAGCAAACTCCGAGGGGGAAGGGACCAGgcaaggggagaagggaggattTGAAGTACAATGTTCAAGAAGCTGGTTTAATATATGACCAAGTGTCAGAAGTCAGGTTTCTGAGAATTACTTTTCAGATAAACAACTTTATAGCACTGCACTTAATCTTACTTACTAGAGACATCTCATTTATCACGGAATTACAAGTAACTTTAATTCTATCGATATTCCCATAAAGCCCCGTCGGAAAATCGAGCCTGGCAGCCCCGGAGGCTGCGGGTTtccccggcccgcggcggggggccgcgggtgcagccgggccgagccgggccgggccgagccgagccgcgccggggccgggcggggacCGCGGCCGctgcgggggcggccgccgccccgacggcggggcccggcccggctcccgcgGCTCCGCACCGGCCGGGGCCCGCCTCGCACTGACCTTTCGACGAGAGATGGCGCTGTCGAGGTTTAAACCGAGCCGATCCGCCGATCCGCGTCCAGCCCGCTCGCCGCTGCcacggccccccccggccccatccccatccccctcccccgggggggggcgggggggggggcgggaggggaggctAAAGTAAATACAATTAGTTCTAAATGTATTAAATTAATTAGTCCAGGCCAGCAGGCCAAgtgcggcgggggcgggcgcggggcttGCAAACTTGCGGAGCTTTCGCACCTCTTGGCggcgcggagggggggggggggcgggcgggaatGGAGGAATCGATGCCCCGTCCCCGTAAAAAAATAATCGCTAAATGACGGGGGCGCTgtgggggagcggagcggagcgagcGACCCGGCAGCCGGCACGGGGGAAGGGCCGGGCCGGCGGCAGGTAATCCGCGCCTGGCACGGCGGAGCCCCGCGCTACGAGCGGCCCCGGAGGCGGCGCCGCGCTGCCGGGTCCCCGTCGGGGCGCTGCGCCCGGCCGCCCggctctccctctcctccccggcCGGCGGGAGCTCCCCCGCGCCCTCAGGTGCCCGCACCGCCCGCCCGGGCGGGGGCAGCTCCCGGGCAccccgccccggggcagggcgcTCGCCCGAAGGCGCGCACGGCCGCGGCgagcgcggcggccggggccgtCCCGGCGCGACGGCGGAGctgagcggagcggagcggagcggagcggagcggggcgggaggagcggcccccgccgcggcccgtccccgtccccgtccccgtccccgtcccgcaTCCGCTTACCCGGTGAGtccggcgggaggcggcgggcaggAAGGGGTTAAGGCGCTCCCCAGCTGACAGTCAGCTGATGGGGCCCTGATTGACAGCTCCGAAAAGTTTCCTTGTTTCTATACTATTATGCTAATGAGGGCTGGGATGGCGGCAGCCCATTGGTCCGGCCGCCGAGTCAATTTCCCATTTGACGTCAGGAGCGCTATAAAACTCAGCAATGCTTTTAAACTCTCCTGCTGGAtgaaacctttaaaatatttttcaccttCTTGCTGTAGCTTTGGGGtcgagggtttttttcctctctctctttttttaaactattattattattattttggttgCGATAtcgactttgatttttttttgtgtgtgtgtcttcgctctcttttccctcctcccttccccgaTGAACCTCTCTTCTCGCTCTGCACTTTGCACGAGAAAGCCCGGAGGAAAGGCACCATGAAgtgttaaaaataagaaaacaaaacaacaacaacaacaacaacaacaaatttacTCGCAACACCACCAGCTAACACTTCCAGCTGCAGTTTGCAAGCcgcaaaagagagagagaggagagagagaagggagggagagaggaggaaaaaaaaaaaaaccctttatgcAAAAGGCGAATAGCAAGAGCCCCTCGCTCTGATGCATCAGCGGCAGCGGAGACTCTGCAAAGGATAACGCGGAGCGGGAGCGAGAGCCGCCGGGGCGAATTGGAGCGGAGGCTGCGAGGGGccgtggcgagaggcagaggcaggagagagcgGAGCAGAGCTCGCCAAAAATCAAGCTGGCTCACCCGGTGGCAACTCAGAGCAGTCCCCTCGCTCCCGGAGCGCACCCTTTCTGGAGGACTGTCAGCAGCAAAAGGATGGCATCAGAACTGGCAATGAGCAGCTCCGACCTGCCCACCAGTCCCCTGGCCATGGAATATGTTAATGACTTCGATCTGATGAAGTTTGAAGTGAAAAAGGAGCCGGTGGAGACCGATCGCATTATCAGCCAGTGCGGCCGCTTGATCGCCGGGGGATCGCTCTCTTCCACCCCGATGAGCACGCCCTGCAGCTCggtgcccccgtcccccagcTTCTCGGCGCCCAGCCCCGGCTCCGGCACCGACCAGAAGACCCACCTGGAAGACTACTACTGGATGACGGGCTACCCGCAGCAGCTCAACCCGGAGGCGCTGGGCTTCAGCCCCGAGGACGCGGTGGAGGCGCTGATCAACAGCAGCCACCACCCGCTGCCCGGCGCCTTCGATGGCTATGCTAGAGGGCAGCAGctggccgcggccgccggcgccggCGGCTCCGTGCCGGCCGAGGAGATGGGCTCGGCGGCCGCCGTGGTGTCGGCGGTGatcgccgcggcggcggcgcagggcggCGCgccccactaccaccaccaccaccaccacccgcaccacggcggcggcggcggcggcggcgggcacccCCACGCCGCGGCGCCGGGCAGCGCGCCgccctcctccgcctcctcggccgccggctccggcggcggcggcggcggcggcggcgccggggggcTGCACCACCCGCaccacggcggcggcggcggcggcggcctccacTTCGACGACCGCTTCTCCGACGAGCAGCTGGTGACCATGTCGGTGCGGGAGCTCAACCGGCAGCTGCGGGGCGTCAGCAAGGAAGAGGTGATCCGGCTGAAGCAGAAGAGGAGGACCCTCAAAAACAGGGGCTATGCCCAGTCCTGCCGCTTCAAGAGGGTCCAGCAGCGGCACGTCCTGGAGTCGGAGAAgaaccagctgctgcagcaagtgGAGCACCTAAAGCAGGAGATCTCCAGGCTGGTCCGGGAGAGGGACGCCTACAAGGAAAAATACGAGAAGCTGGTCAGCAATGGCTTCAGAGAAAACGGATCCAGCAGCGACAACCCTTCCTCTCCAGAGTTTTTCATGTGAGTTCCCACAGCCTTGCCACCTTAACTAAAAGTTCTCCGTGTGAGTTGTTGTTGGGGGCTTTGCTAGAGCGACAACCCAGCTTGCCACCTTGtattactttttggttttttttaaactcaaaacaattttaaaacaaagttgttttttgggttggtttttgtttttgtttttctttttaaggtggGTTCGCTCCGTGTTGGCCGACCTAAAGTTCTACatgagtttcttttctgtttattattattattatttttttttatttttgtgggggcttgctgttgtggtttttttttttttaaatttaaaagatcCAACTCGCCACCAACTCAGTTCTTCATATGAAGCTTGCTCTTCTTTGAAACCTGCCATccacattatatatatatatttttaagttcatgaggtttttttttcttttgagcttgCTGTGTccaaaaaagtcagattttttttttttttgccatcctgAGTTCTTCATATGAGATTTgagctttgcaaaaagaaaaataaaataaaaaaaatacaaaaaaaaacaaaacaaaaacaaaaaaatacaaaaacaatgtGAAATTTTTAGACTCCAGCTTGCTGAGTTCCATCAGTTTTTAGCGTTGTTGTGCAAAACTAGAGATATGCCTAGATCAACCTGCCAAAATCAAGCCTGCATCAACCTTCGGTGTGTTCATGTGAGTTTTGGCCTTAATCTGCCAAACGTGAGACTTTAGTCTGCCATTAGAATCCCATACTCATCTCATGCATTACGCTTGCTATTTTGTCTTAGCAACAATGAACTATAACTGTTTCGAAAGACTATGAAAAAGAGacattatattaataaaaaacccTGCATGCTGGTCATGTAcggtataattattttttttttcttttgcttggaaATGGACTTTTGGAGACTATTATGGCATGGCATTCATCCTTTTGTTTTATTGCCTCATCACTTTTTTGGGTTGAAAGCAAAAAAGTGCAACCTTtgatcttcctcctcctcttcctccccattAAAGTTTGCATCTGCTCTAAAACTGCTTTGAGTTACTCAAAACTTCAGACTTCCTTTTAAATGCACTGAAGCATTCCCTCTCAAAAAACATGCCAGAATGGATTTTGATAACCTAATgtggcaaaaaaaattataaaaaacacaaaaagaactTTGGAAAGATGTTCAAAAACAAAATTCACATCCCACTTGGGGGGGACATTGAAACCATGCTGTTGCCTAAAACAgtctaaaaattaattttaagtgatctgccccatttttttttccttttgcatttggtCATTGTCAAATGTGGAATGCTCTGGGTTCCTAGTATATAATTTAATTCTAGTTTCTGTCATCTGTTAGCCCAGTTAAAATGTATGCTACAGATAAAGGAATGTTATAGATAAATTCGAAAGAGTTAGGTCTGTTtagatgtagatttttttttaaagattgatgCACTAAATTGTTTACTGTCGTGATGTAAAGGGGGGTAGAATTTGCAACGGGActgttttaaaaagtagtttATGCAGCATGTGCTTGCAACTTAAATATAAGTTGGGTATATGTAGTCCTTGCTATACCACTGACTGTATTTGAAAACCAAAGTATTAAAAGGGGGAGGCACCCCTGTTTATATCTATAGGGGTATTTTACATTCAAAAtgtatgggttgttttttttttttccaaaattgaaGTATTTGGGACTGAATTGCACTAAGATATAACCTGCAAGCATataatacaaaaacaaaaaaaaaattacgaaCCTGTTTAGAACGCTAATACAATTTATGCAGTTATAAAGATGGCATTACTGCACAGTTTTAAAATGATGCAGATTTTTTTACAGTTGTATTGTGGTGCAGAACTGGATTTTCTGTAACTTCAAAAATTCCACAGTTTTAAAGGCAATAAtcagtaaattttattttcagggaCTGATAtcctgtcttttaaaaaaaaaaaaaaaaaaggaaagtaaatctTACcacaataaatataaaaaaatcttgtcagttactttttcttttacatattttgcTGTGCAAAATTGTTTTATATCTTGAGTTACTAACTAACCACGTGTGATGTTCCtatgtgcttttctttcattctcgACTCTATGGTTATATCAAAAGAGAGAATAATCTACAataataaactgcatttttttgatTCCGTACTCAGTTTCTTAGTCTGTAGTTTAAAGTTTAATAACTCCGAGAGCAGTACTTCAGCGTACTGCCTGGCGAAGGGGTGATGCTGGTACAAGAGCTGGACTCAATAATGTtcaggaggggagaaggaaaaggatagCTTCGTGTAAAATGGAAAATTGTCGCCAACTAGAAATCAAGTTATCTTTCAGGTAGATGAAAAATGTGAGCTTTCAGGTGCTGCTTCTGGCTTCTCAGTATTGCAGTGAGCTCAGTTTCAGTGACTCAGATCATCCCACCAGGTTTTAGGAGATCTCAAAGGGGAGGTCTGCTTGAAAATGTGATGACATGATACGGCCCTATATTTTGATTGTTTTATGATGGAGTGAACTGAAAGGGAAGACTTCACATCCTCTTATCATCTGATCCCAGCAAAGCATGCCTGTCTCTAGTAAGAGATGACACCGTATCAGGCTTGGCTTGTCACAGAGCCACTTAACGCTAGATCGAAAGATTTCTTGCCATTTGGGTCCATActgccacctttttttcttttctttgctttttcctccccttcttctttCGTTTGCCCtgtggttgtcttttttttccttttttttttttttttttttttttgctacaggcCTTAGAAGGCCCAgaactgaggagcagagaaaaaaaaaattcagagggcTTCCTCCAACTTTTGAGAGTTACTTGTCCTAAACAATCAATCCAAAGGTTAATGTGCTGGAAATGTTCAGGTCTCTGAGCCCCTCTTCACTGCAGTTCTCCATGTCAAAGGGCATTTCGACTTCGAAAGGCTCCTCAAACCCTCAACCCAGTTCGTTTAAAGCCACCTTCCCCGAGAGCCTCCAGTGTCCATATGCAGAGTCCTCTCCCGCTCTTTGAATGGGATTATCTACCCAGTTTATTTGAGAAGCAGAGGCCTCTCTGAAGGATGCTCCTGCCCCTCCAGGATGGGGGTTTTATCTCCAGACCCAGGCTCATAAAcccagcccttttttttttcctttctttcccccccacccgCTGTTGGTGCAACTTCTTCCCAGCTGTAAGGTCATCCCTCCCGGGCACTGGCGGCACTGGAAGGAGAAGACCTGTTGCCGTTCCTCTTCCCTTTTGGTCCAGTCCACGGCTTGGACCCCATCCTGCCCTGTGTGCCGAGGTCAGGATGTGGCCCTGAACCCCCCCCACGGCGCCTGCACCCACGAGAGCCTGCGTCAGTGCGCACTGGGTGCTGCTGGAGGTcaacctgctcctgctgaggTCTCTCCGGAGGGGATGGACACCCGGCCCCGCCGTGGGTGACAGCAGGCGTCGGTGGCCGTGGTCCCCGATGCCGATGCTGCGCCTCGCCCCTCCCCAGCGCCAGGGCACCAACCTGCCCTTTGGCATCTGACCTGCTGTTGCACCAGGGTTTGAGTAATGGTTCAAGCTCCACATTCTGGTTAATTCGAGTTCCATTTTCTGGTTAATGTGTAATCTGTGGGTAAACTGGTTGCTATTGGCCAAGCAGAGAATTATCTCCTCTCATAAAGACAgggctgctttttatttcttctcccacctccccttccctggctGAGCCTTTACTGATGCCCAGATTTTTTCACAGGGGGTTGCTTAGAGGCTTCGCTGCTGCCCTTGCCGAGAGCTCCCGGAGGAGCCCTGCCCtaaggaagggaagggatgagGCCTCTCCTCGGCAAAGCCCCCGCCGAAGCGGCGCTGCAGCCCCCGAGGGAGTGTGGAGCCCCAAGCCCCCCGAGCGGGACCCACTTCTGGTCCAGCCTCATCCCCGCGCCCCTCTGCCGCTCCAAGTTTCCTCGCAGGCAAAGTTAGGAGCAGGCACTAGGATTTTAAAAGTATTGTGAATTGACTGAGTGGCGCAGAGCGAGGGGTGCACTGCTGCCTCCCTGAAGTGTCTTCtttcttggagggaaaaaaaaaaccaccctgtttGAACAGCGATAAGAGAAATCCTTCCTAGAAATAGACTGAGTGCAAAAGGGAAAATTCCCATCACACACCCAACCTGAGAGGCAAAAAAGGCTCTCCCAGTTTGGCATCGCCATGACAAATTGCAATCttgctttgcaaataaaaaaaaatgcagccttcCTTAGGCTGCACTTGAATTTCAGCCTGAAATACACCAACTGCCCagctgaaggggagaaaaaaatagatgcaCGTTTTAATGGTCACTAAAGCAAAGCAAGTATTGGGGTTCTCTGTATGAATCATTGCAGGGGAGCGCCCACCTTTGCCGCAGGACTGCTTGCTGAGGACTAATTGGAACCGCTCTGCTCTGAATAACCTACATTCATTAATCACCCCTCGCTTGACTCTGGCCTCGATCCTGCTCCCATTGAGCTCGGAGGTACAATCCCTGGGGATTTCAAAGGGGAGCAGGATCCTGCTGTTCTCCCGCAGGTACCGCTCTGGCTAAAGCAGGGGGAACGCTGCCCTAACTGGGCAATTGTGTGTCAAAAGGCGTGCGTTGTCTTAATCCCCGCATCACTAACAACGTCCTATTTCTCCCATAGTCCTATAGCGCTTTCCCATTTATTAACTACATTACAAAGAACTTTCATGTGACTGGTGCCGGGAGATACGTGCACGGAGGGCAGCCCTTTGCTGGCTGGGAAATGGTGTGCActgcagctcagccctctcctccctccccatcccaccttACCCTTAAGCCGTTTTTATTTTCCCCCCCTAAAATGAAACATAACCCTCTGCCTGACCTCCGGGCTTCTGCTGAGCGAGTCCAAgagtatttttgtgtttgtgctgCAGCGTTTTCCCTGCTCGAGAAATGTCATCCCAGaccacatctgaaaaaaaaagaggggagaagggagggaaatatCCTGGTCACACCAGTGTGTATTTATTTCTTGAACAATTTCTCGCCACTGCTGGGCAAGTGCTGTGCGAGAAGCGCCTGTTTGCAAACGGAGCGGTGAGACCTTCTATTTATTAGAAAGTCTTCTTcacccttttaaaacaaaaacacccgTGCTGAATCAAAATGCCACTTGAAAACTACCCCCACGTGAAACATGGcagcaaattttcagtttaaaaaatgaactttcccagctctttttttcctttcccttccgaAAGCTTTTGCGCAGctgtttcctccccctccctttgcGTAGTGTGTAGGAAGTTCTTGATCTAGAATCATTCATaattttaataccattttctATTTGACATAATATACTAATATCAGATAGAGAATGTAGCTGCTTCCTGGATTTAGGGAGGAAATGATGCATATATCAGAATTATCTGCTCAGATGCCAGAACTACATTGGTGTCATTTCAGCATGTGCTGCATTGAAAGGAAATCCTCTATATTTATTACTCCGATCATCAGAGGAGCTAAATGGACCCACTGTTTCTGACACCTGTTCAGATGGCTGAATTTAAAATTTcacgcaggaaaaaaaaaataatcctacatATTTCAATGTTAggaattaagatttttttataaactttcttccctccctctttccgAATCGCTGTGTTGTAAGCGGCTGCCATGAGGCTTGGGCATTCCAGGGGTAGCTATGGAGAGTGGGATAGATTTTGTTTGCTCAGCCGGGACAAAAAACAATCCAgcttgtacacacacacacactcgaGCTGTCTGTAGTCAAATGCTTCAGATATCTGTTTTAAATGCAGGTCTCGGTATGAATAACACAAGGTAGCGCACCCCAGGACGTGGCAGAGGTGAGCGGCTGTTGAGAGAATTCGTCTTTTCAGGAGGGAGCTGAGCACTCAACCACTTCACACTTTTAAGGCTCCTCTAATGAATTTTTCGGACACAGCAGATACAAATCAATAGATTAAAATACTGTACACTCTGCCGCATCTAATTCTTTACTGCCTGAAATTGTGGGGGAGGACCGAGAATAACATTTGTCACTCTCTGAGGGCTGAGTGCATTCGGATTTGTGAGCTCTAAGCCAACACGGTGCAAAAATAGCCCAGGATGTGACTTAACTTTTCAAGTGAAAAGCAAAAGGCCAGGGATTGGTGAGGCTGTAGCCAGGTGTAACGGCAGATAGGCAGCTCCAGCTCGAGCCCCAGCTATCTACCACCGTATCTGGCTGACCGGCACAGTGTGATAACGTCTCAGTGCCCTCGATGCAAGCTGCCCGTATCTTACCGCTCTCTGAAATGatcattttctttcactgctgctgtacACACTTTTCCA comes from Aptenodytes patagonicus chromosome 11, bAptPat1.pri.cur, whole genome shotgun sequence and encodes:
- the MAF gene encoding transcription factor Maf — encoded protein: MASELAMSSSDLPTSPLAMEYVNDFDLMKFEVKKEPVETDRIISQCGRLIAGGSLSSTPMSTPCSSVPPSPSFSAPSPGSGTDQKTHLEDYYWMTGYPQQLNPEALGFSPEDAVEALINSSHHPLPGAFDGYARGQQLAAAAGAGGSVPAEEMGSAAAVVSAVIAAAAAQGGAPHYHHHHHHPHHGGGGGGGGHPHAAAPGSAPPSSASSAAGSGGGGGGGGAGGLHHPHHGGGGGGGLHFDDRFSDEQLVTMSVRELNRQLRGVSKEEVIRLKQKRRTLKNRGYAQSCRFKRVQQRHVLESEKNQLLQQVEHLKQEISRLVRERDAYKEKYEKLVSNGFRENGSSSDNPSSPEFFMYPRESSTTVM